The following nucleotide sequence is from Mangifera indica cultivar Alphonso chromosome 1, CATAS_Mindica_2.1, whole genome shotgun sequence.
TGCAACAATGGAATTGACAGCATCATCATGAGCCACAATGGATTCCAAACACTTATAATTTGAGGTTCTCCATACTTTAATTGTTTTATCCCAAGAAGCCGAGTAAAGAATTTTTTTGTCCTCACTCAAACTGAGAGAAGATATTGCATCAATGTGCTTAATCCATAGAGCATTACGATGACGTTTAATTTCAATATAACTGCTTGGCTTCATAGAACTCTTGATATAATCCTTAAAGGTTGGTAAGGTCCCAACACGCTTGTGAACACTAGGGTCTTTAGAAGAAACTTTCCAAACTCTAATCTTCCCATCTTGATGGCCTGTAAAAATCTTATCACCAGCAATAACAATCGCTTTTACCAGCCCGCTATTAGCTTTAAAGCCGGAAAACTCCTTCTGATTCttccaaaccctaatatttttgcTATCAGAGCCGGTATACAAGAGATCACCAGAGGCCGCTAGTGAGTATATATGACCCTCTTCACGTACTAACGACCCTATCAGTACATTTGACGGAAAACTACCATCAAGACCAGTGGAAGCCTCGTGATGAGCCGACCAAGGAGATTTTGAATACGGAGAAGATATTTCATCATCAATAGGACCTGAGGCTGAACTATCGAGACTTCCAAATTTCTGGCCATGGAAGTTTTTTTCTTCCGAAAATGCACTCCAACCTCCTCCACTCCTTGCATTCATCTCCTTATAAGCAATACCACAAACACAAATTGATATGCAGAAACAAGAAATAAACTAAAAAGACGAAGATCAGCGTGCAGTAAATTACgaagaaaaaagaggaaaacGAAATGAGAAGGTAACGGAAagcttcaataaaaaataaaagtataaactaaaaagagagaaatagtGAAATGAATATTAGCAAATTACGCGATGGCCCAGACTATTGGTAAAAGATTTTGCTTTGCCTATGGTTATTTTGGCACATCTAATTAGATCTTGCCACGTTGACACAGAGAGGGTTAGGTGGCAGTAGAAAATCGCGAAAGGCCATGAATTGAGGTAATGAGATGCGTCGTAGATTATCAGTTGGGCCATTTTCTTATCCTGAAATAGAGGAAGCGGAAATTGTACGATTGTAGTTTGCTGCTACTGAAATAGGAAATAGTTGGActtctttttgttcataaaagGAAATTTTGACTTTTGACTTGGTCTTTGGCCAATGGCATACTTTGCTGTATTATAAATTAAGGGAAGCCTCAATTATTTGGCTTGGCTCAGCCTCTCAGCCCTGTCTTAATACAACAACTATGTTACATATCctcaaacttattttcaaattttggccatttttcgGTCGAATTAGGGAGATGAGGTGCTGTATATCGGGTTGATTATGTGTTGAAgtgaatcattaaaaaaaaattattacaaagaggGAATGAATTTTTTAGGTATAAGTATGatgttttaactttgaaaaagataaatgttagtcttaaaatataaaattctagatagaggagaagaaaaaataattttttaaagttaagttaaagaagaaattattaatttttaaaaatt
It contains:
- the LOC123192717 gene encoding protein JINGUBANG-like codes for the protein MNARSGGGWSAFSEEKNFHGQKFGSLDSSASGPIDDEISSPYSKSPWSAHHEASTGLDGSFPSNVLIGSLVREEGHIYSLAASGDLLYTGSDSKNIRVWKNQKEFSGFKANSGLVKAIVIAGDKIFTGHQDGKIRVWKVSSKDPSVHKRVGTLPTFKDYIKSSMKPSSYIEIKRHRNALWIKHIDAISSLSLSEDKKILYSASWDKTIKVWRTSNYKCLESIVAHDDAVNSIVAGFDGLVFTGSADGTVKVWRREMQGKGTKHFFSQTLLKQDCAVTALALSPDSTIFYCGSSDGLVNFWEREMHLSHGGILKGHKLAILCMVTAENLVISGSADMGICLWRRKDKEHVCLSMLTGHSGPVKCLAVEKDDGSISGENGWILYSGSLDKSVKMWRISEQAPPMAQPSNIQQYSADEHGGGTAPTSLHFAPSFASQAKISQK